From a region of the Corvus cornix cornix isolate S_Up_H32 chromosome 2, ASM73873v5, whole genome shotgun sequence genome:
- the CDH17 gene encoding cadherin-17 — translation MLKLCGLQFLLLIHSAMWLNLEGLLVSGPLKDTDFSVQEGGGPRILHQFTLEPPAVSFRISGEKAGIIDIEPKSGILYINGSLDWETKQVHKLQVESLDESGTVVKGPNAVTIYVEDINDNPPEFNQTKYFGVVRQNSRPGKPFMYVHATDRDDPTTPHAHLSYSILHHFPNPYEEMLFQIDSVTGAISPSRTGSYYLDPQKQDTFTLVVSVKDMAGTTTNAFTSSVDVIITVRESLWKAPPTIHIKENSTQAHPVNISKVQSNEPDVIYGIFEKEKLPRLPFSISKNGDIYVTEPLDREEKDTYTFFVVSKDSKGELVDKPLQIQVIVEDINDNPPVCQQALTVIEVQENEIGGSHIGTVFATDMDEEDTLNSRLQFKIQSQEPEFPEKNLFYIQQDTGNLHLTGRSLSKRDSAKYSLKVLVSDPGFQTICDVEVHVIDINDQIPIFENSDYNNVTVAENIPIGTVILEIQATDGDEPATGSSLIIYQVKEGDPNNTFIIETDSETNRGFVKINKALDFETMPVYNLVINATNPEPLVPSVEYNSSSLTTFKVFVTNVDEPPVFLKPIYRTEVSEDIPVNTLVMRVEAYDPEGDSVRYSLEGDMRKWLRIDSATGQVYTASLLDREQEEVYSIEVVASEQNNVAQKSKVFLILHLRDVNDNRPQLAMDYPAFFCYPVSGGERTLIQATDADEHLFYSKFTFSLANEMNTRNNWEISTFNATHAYLSPKHANFEEKEYNVPIILNDNGKPPLENKVNLKVSICKCSSENSCFIEVDREHSWPTPGQAIGILFGVLLIIGVILGAVFCHMKYKEKNEKGDHKDAKDKAELDRLA, via the exons gCTATGTGGCTTAATCTGGAGGGCCTGCTTGTAAGTGGGCCTCTGAAGGACACGGACTTCTCTGTTCAAGAAGGAGGGGGTCCACGCATCCTTCACCAG TTCACACTTGAGCCACCTGCTGTGAGTTTCAGAATATCTGGTGAAAAAGCTGGAATTATTGACATCGAGCCGAAGTCAGGCATCCTGTATATCAATGGGTCTCTGGACTGGGAGACCAAACAAGTGCACAAGCTGCAG gtGGAAAGTCTGGATGAAAGTGGAACCGTAGTTAAAGGTCCAAATGCTGTTACGATATATGTGGAGGATATCAATGACAACCCACCAGAATTTAACCAGACAAAGTACTTTGGAGTAGTGAGGCAGAACTCCCGTCCAG GCAAGCCCTTCATGTATGTCCATGCCACTGACCGCGATGATCCTACAACTCCCCATGCACATCTGTCATACAGCATTCTCCATCATTTTCCCAACCCTTATGAAGAAATGCTATTCCAGATTGATAGTGTAACTGGAGCAATCTCACCAAGCAGGACAG GCTCTTATTACTTGGATCCTCAAAAGCAGGACACCTTCACGCTTGTTGTCTCTGTGAAGGACATGGCAGGGACGACAACAAATGCTTTCACCAGCAGTGTTGATGTGATCATCACTGTGAGGGAGAGCCTGTGGAAAGCTCCCCCCACCATCCACATCAAAGAAAACTCAACCCAGGCCCACCCTGTCAACATCAGCAAG gtgCAGTCAAATGAACCAGACGTAATCTATGgcatttttgaaaaagaaaagctgccgAGGCTCCCATTTTCCATCAGTAAGAATGGGGATATTTATGTGACTGAACCActggacagggaagaaaaggataCT TATACGTTCTTCGTGGTCTCAAAAGATAGCAAGGGAGAACTGGTGGATAAGCCTTTGCAAATTCAAGTTATTGTGGAAGACATCAATGACAATCCCCCTGTGTGCCAGCAGGCCCTCACCGTAATTGAAgttcaagaaaatgaaattggaG GAAGTCATATTGGCACCGTGTTTGCTACGGACATGGATGAGGAGGACACCCTTAACTCTCGTCTGCAGTTCAAAATCCAAAGTCAGGAACCTGAATTTCCTGAAAAGAATCTCTTCTATATTCAGCAAGACACTGGGAATTTGCACTTAACTGGCCGTTCCTTAAGCAAGCGTGATTCAGCCAAGTATTCCTTGAAGGTCCTGGTGTCAGATCCAG GATTCCAAACAATCTGTGATGTGGAAGTACATGTCATCGACATCAATGATCAAATTCCCATCTTTGAAAACTCAGAT tATAACAATGTGACTGTGGCAGAAAATATCCCAATAGGAACTGTGATATTAGAAATTCAAGCTACTGATGGAGATGAGCCTGCCACAGGGAGCTCCCTCATCATTTACCAAGTGAAGGAAGGAGATCCAAACAACACGTTTATCATAGAGACAGACTCTGAAACAAACCGAGGCTTCGTCAAGATTAACAAG GCTCTTGATTTTGAAACAATGCCTGTGTACAACCTGGTGATCAACGCCACAAACCCTGAACCGCTGGTGCCAAGTGTGGAGTACAACTCAAGCTCTCTTACCACATTTAAAGTTTTTGTAACAAATGTGGATGAGCCACCTGTTTTCCTGAAGCCAATTTACAGAACAGAAGTGTCTGAAGACATTCCTGTCAATACCCTGGTCATGAGGGTGGAGGCCTATGATCCTGAAGGGGATTCTGTACG ATACTCCTTGGAAGGTGACATGAGAAAATGGCTGAGAATTGATTCAGCCACTGGGCAGGTATACACTGCTTCCCTTTTGGATCGAGAACAAGAAGAAGTGTACTCAATAGAGGTTGTTGCATCAGAGCAAA ATAATGTAGCTCAGAAATCCAAAGTGTTCTTGATTCTACACTTACGTGATGTGAATGACAACCGTCCACAATTAGCTATGGATTATCCTGCTTTCTTCTGCTACCCGGTCAGTGGAGGAGAGAGAACTCTTATTCAAGCTACTGATGCTGATGAACacttattttattcaaaatttacTTTCTCCCTTGCAAATGAGATGAATACAAGAAATAATTGGGAAATCTCAACGTTTAATG CTACTCACGCTTACCTGTCCCCAAAACATGCTAACTTTGAAGAGAAGGAGTATAATGTTCCAATAATACTTAACGACAATGGAAAACctcctttggaaaacaaagtGAATCTTAAAG TAAGCATCTGCAAGTGTTCCAGtgaaaattcatgttttatCGAAGTAGACCGTGAGCACTCCTGGCCAACCCCTGGGCAGGCAATTGGGATTCTATTTGGGGTCCTGCTCATCATTG GTGTCATTTTAGGGGCCGTCTTTTGCCACatgaaatacaaagagaaaaatgaaaagggtGATCACAAAGATGCAAAAGATAAAGCTGAACTTGACAGACTGGCTTAA